One genomic segment of Hallerella porci includes these proteins:
- the nadC gene encoding carboxylating nicotinate-nucleotide diphosphorylase, whose amino-acid sequence MYGDNSKPVFPTEDALTMIRLALAEDVRTGDVTSLWTIPANQTEHARLIAKEDGVLAGLPVIELVFQELKANVKVTLHKADGDVVKKGDLIAELDGTTRELLTGERTLLNFIQQLSGVATVAHRFQEALKAGKTRVLDTRKTIPGFRTMQKYAVRVGGGSNHRMGLFDMVLVKDNHIAACGGVLEALAVVKKNNTQNLMVEMEVENLEELRSLLNKGVDVIMLDNMSNEMMAEALQIIRESGDKVLVEGSGNMTLERAKEIATLGLDFISVGALTHSVKALDISMRI is encoded by the coding sequence ATGTACGGTGATAATTCAAAGCCGGTTTTTCCTACTGAAGATGCTCTCACGATGATTCGCTTGGCGCTCGCCGAAGATGTGCGCACGGGGGACGTGACAAGCCTTTGGACAATTCCTGCAAATCAAACCGAACACGCTCGATTAATCGCAAAAGAAGACGGCGTCTTGGCGGGGCTTCCGGTGATTGAACTCGTTTTCCAAGAACTCAAAGCGAATGTCAAAGTGACGCTTCATAAAGCCGACGGTGACGTGGTGAAAAAGGGCGATTTAATCGCAGAACTCGATGGCACGACCCGCGAACTTTTAACGGGCGAACGCACACTTCTCAATTTTATTCAGCAACTTTCGGGAGTTGCGACGGTTGCGCACCGTTTCCAAGAAGCGTTGAAAGCGGGAAAGACCCGCGTACTCGATACCCGCAAAACGATTCCGGGATTCCGCACAATGCAAAAGTATGCGGTCCGCGTTGGCGGCGGAAGCAATCATCGCATGGGACTTTTCGATATGGTTCTCGTAAAAGACAATCATATCGCTGCGTGCGGTGGCGTTTTAGAAGCGCTTGCTGTCGTCAAGAAAAATAACACGCAAAATCTCATGGTCGAGATGGAAGTTGAAAATCTCGAAGAATTGAGAAGCCTTTTGAATAAAGGCGTTGACGTCATCATGCTCGACAATATGTCAAATGAAATGATGGCAGAAGCGCTCCAAATTATCCGCGAAAGCGGGGACAAAGTTTTGGTCGAAGGCTCGGGCAATATGACTCTCGAACGCGCAAAAGAAATTGCGACTCTCGGGCTCGATTTCATTTCGGTCGGCGCTCTCACGCACAGTGTGAAGGCTCTCGACATTTCGATGCGCATTTGA
- a CDS encoding type III pantothenate kinase, whose amino-acid sequence MTKEQFTFVVDVGNTHTVLGIYKGEKIVDHWRLTTHKETTSDEVMNRVGGLIRFSQIKPEEISSVGISTVVPVLERPWVKALQNLLKKPVQVVSSKNCLNCPIAYANKASLGADRLCNVIALRHRGFKDAIVIDMGTATTFDVLNDGRFEGGLIIPGISASMDVLSEKAARLMPVSIEWPERIVANNTDDAIRAGLLFGFIAELEALVQKIKTELGKKDMPVFATGGWGRMILGHTKVINTYDPYLTVDGVRLVALYGNRAEEIDRDNDEV is encoded by the coding sequence ATGACGAAAGAACAATTCACCTTTGTTGTGGATGTGGGCAATACGCACACGGTTTTGGGCATTTACAAAGGCGAAAAAATCGTAGATCATTGGCGGCTGACAACGCATAAAGAAACGACGAGCGACGAAGTGATGAACCGCGTCGGCGGACTCATTCGCTTTTCGCAAATCAAGCCCGAAGAAATTTCGTCCGTGGGAATTTCTACCGTCGTTCCGGTGCTCGAACGTCCTTGGGTCAAAGCGCTTCAAAATTTGCTCAAGAAACCGGTGCAAGTTGTGAGCTCTAAAAATTGCCTCAACTGTCCGATTGCCTATGCGAACAAAGCATCTCTTGGCGCCGATCGCCTTTGCAATGTTATCGCGCTTAGACATCGCGGATTTAAAGATGCGATTGTCATCGACATGGGAACAGCGACGACCTTTGATGTGTTAAACGATGGACGCTTCGAAGGCGGACTTATTATTCCGGGAATTAGCGCAAGCATGGATGTGCTTTCCGAAAAGGCTGCGCGCCTAATGCCGGTGAGCATTGAATGGCCCGAACGCATCGTCGCAAACAATACCGATGACGCAATTCGCGCAGGTCTTCTCTTCGGATTCATCGCAGAACTCGAAGCGCTTGTGCAAAAAATCAAAACGGAACTAGGCAAAAAAGATATGCCTGTTTTTGCAACAGGTGGCTGGGGCCGCATGATTCTCGGACACACAAAAGTCATCAACACTTACGATCCGTATTTGACGGTGGACGGAGTGCGATTGGTCGCACTTTACGGAAATCGCGCCGAGGAAATTGACCGCGATAACGACGAAGTTTAA
- the galE gene encoding UDP-glucose 4-epimerase GalE, whose amino-acid sequence MKIAVTGGAGYIGTHTIIELIHAGHSVVAIDNLVNSSREAMRRVSEIVGFPVPFVEADVRDAKTMNRVFQENHFDACIHFAGLKAVGESVQKPLEYYENNMNATFVLLDAMRKNGCKNFIFSSSATVYGNPAQIPITEECPKGECTNPYGQTKSMLEQVLIDVQKADPEWNVVLLRYFNPIGAHPSGRIGENPNGIPNNLMPYITQTAVGLRKELGVFGNDYDTHDGTGVRDYIHVCDLAYGHVCALQAIERKCGIAIYNLGTGHGYSVLDVLHAFEKANGLKIPYSIKPRRAGDIATCYCDPSKAFRELGWKAKYGIEEMCRDSWNWQKQNPKGFE is encoded by the coding sequence ATGAAAATTGCAGTGACAGGTGGAGCCGGATACATCGGCACGCACACAATCATCGAACTCATTCACGCGGGGCATTCTGTTGTGGCTATCGACAACTTGGTCAATAGCTCTCGGGAAGCGATGCGCCGCGTTTCGGAAATTGTCGGATTCCCCGTGCCATTTGTCGAGGCCGATGTCCGCGATGCCAAAACGATGAATCGCGTTTTCCAAGAAAATCATTTTGATGCGTGCATTCATTTCGCAGGGCTCAAAGCCGTGGGCGAGTCGGTGCAGAAACCGCTTGAATATTATGAGAATAATATGAATGCGACTTTCGTTTTGTTAGATGCGATGCGGAAAAATGGCTGCAAAAATTTCATCTTTAGTTCGTCCGCAACCGTTTACGGAAATCCCGCACAAATTCCCATCACCGAAGAATGTCCGAAGGGCGAATGCACAAATCCGTATGGCCAAACAAAATCGATGCTCGAACAAGTTTTAATCGATGTGCAAAAAGCGGATCCTGAATGGAATGTGGTGCTTCTCCGTTACTTTAATCCGATCGGCGCACATCCGAGCGGACGCATCGGCGAAAATCCGAATGGAATTCCGAATAATTTAATGCCGTATATTACGCAGACCGCGGTGGGACTTCGCAAAGAACTCGGCGTATTCGGTAACGATTACGATACGCATGACGGCACAGGAGTCCGCGATTACATTCACGTTTGCGATTTAGCTTACGGACATGTTTGCGCATTGCAGGCGATTGAACGCAAATGCGGCATTGCGATTTACAATTTGGGAACAGGTCACGGTTACTCGGTTTTGGATGTGCTGCACGCATTCGAAAAAGCGAACGGATTAAAAATCCCATATAGCATTAAACCGCGTCGCGCCGGCGACATTGCGACTTGTTACTGCGATCCTTCCAAAGCTTTCCGCGAACTCGGTTGGAAAGCGAAATACGGCATCGAAGAAATGTGTCGCGATTCGTGGAATTGGCAAAAGCAAAATCCGAAGGGATTTGAATAA
- a CDS encoding MotA/TolQ/ExbB proton channel family protein, with protein MLDLPVIQMVRDSDVATIIILCILALMSLFCWGIILLKAIFFRKNQHANAQFYRQFEKIERFVDLKELCDSSGVSALKSLTEEVLIEASKFSNFVSYDSIQHRASLLEDTIQRSIEGIRLSENRHVNFLGMCANLAPFFGLLGTVWGIMSAFFEIGKHGSADLTVVAPGIAMALITTVAGLVVAIPASGAYNIFVSRTGENEIAYYNFGSRMLSLFKRGDLLALEEVAG; from the coding sequence ATGCTCGATTTGCCGGTCATTCAAATGGTGCGGGATTCCGACGTTGCGACCATTATCATCCTTTGCATTTTGGCGTTGATGTCGCTTTTTTGCTGGGGAATTATTTTGCTCAAAGCGATTTTCTTCCGCAAAAATCAGCACGCCAATGCGCAATTCTACCGCCAATTTGAAAAAATTGAACGCTTCGTGGATTTAAAAGAACTCTGCGATTCTAGCGGCGTCAGCGCTCTCAAAAGTTTAACCGAAGAAGTTCTCATCGAAGCTTCGAAATTCAGCAACTTTGTGAGTTACGATTCGATTCAGCACCGCGCATCGCTTTTGGAAGATACCATTCAGCGTTCGATTGAAGGCATTCGTTTAAGCGAAAATCGCCACGTCAATTTCCTCGGCATGTGCGCAAACTTGGCACCGTTCTTCGGCCTTCTCGGTACGGTTTGGGGAATTATGAGCGCATTCTTTGAAATCGGAAAACACGGTTCCGCAGATTTGACTGTCGTCGCTCCGGGTATTGCGATGGCGTTAATCACAACGGTCGCAGGCCTTGTCGTCGCCATTCCCGCTTCGGGCGCTTACAATATTTTTGTTTCGCGGACAGGGGAAAACGAAATCGCTTATTATAACTTCGGCAGCCGTATGCTCAGCCTTTTCAAACGCGGTGACTTGCTCGCTCTCGAAGAAGTCGCGGGCTAA
- a CDS encoding ExbD/TolR family protein: MKRSRGKPINQEMNLTNMIDVVFSILIVFMISAPLMSQGIKVELPKAEAPTMEQEKLLKVSINKQDEVYIADMKVNLTDFRSVFKSLWDGNMAVVINADETVDYGKVMKVVSLVQQAGVTKLGFLTLPEK; encoded by the coding sequence GTGAAGCGCAGTCGCGGAAAACCGATTAACCAAGAGATGAATCTCACGAACATGATTGACGTCGTGTTCTCGATTCTCATCGTATTTATGATTTCCGCTCCGTTGATGAGTCAAGGAATCAAAGTGGAGCTTCCGAAAGCCGAAGCGCCAACGATGGAACAAGAAAAACTTCTCAAAGTTTCGATTAACAAACAAGATGAAGTTTACATCGCTGACATGAAAGTGAATTTGACGGATTTCCGCAGCGTCTTCAAATCGCTGTGGGACGGCAATATGGCGGTGGTCATTAACGCCGACGAAACCGTCGATTACGGCAAAGTGATGAAAGTCGTTTCTCTCGTGCAGCAAGCGGGAGTAACGAAACTCGGATTTTTGACTTTACCGGAAAAATAA
- a CDS encoding cell envelope integrity protein TolA codes for MANNPQKESPFFRNGWGGKLPKIIIVSVCFHLLIVFSVIFLNKINFEREPEEVKIFELVQVQQPKRVAPPKARPKPEKPKQEPPKEIKKEVPKPKPELKPELPPEPKIAEEKPEPKPEPEPEPAPEPEPPAEESMDLPDDMDLPEEIAEESGLNPVGYVDMDPLMQVYLERLKQIIMQNFNPPSGLNVSKSTKTSVQFTVDRFGAITNVSLKRSSGNKTWDHLSMRAVQISKLPELPPNYRAPALSLKFNFTPN; via the coding sequence ATGGCAAATAATCCGCAGAAAGAATCCCCGTTTTTTAGAAATGGTTGGGGTGGAAAACTCCCGAAGATCATTATCGTTTCGGTGTGTTTTCATCTGCTGATTGTTTTTTCGGTCATCTTTTTGAATAAAATCAATTTTGAGCGTGAACCCGAAGAAGTTAAAATTTTTGAATTGGTGCAAGTTCAACAGCCCAAGCGCGTAGCGCCGCCGAAAGCAAGACCCAAGCCCGAAAAGCCCAAACAAGAGCCGCCGAAAGAAATCAAAAAAGAAGTGCCCAAGCCCAAGCCCGAATTAAAACCGGAGCTTCCGCCCGAACCGAAAATCGCCGAAGAAAAACCGGAACCGAAGCCCGAGCCCGAACCGGAGCCCGCTCCAGAACCCGAGCCGCCCGCCGAAGAATCGATGGATCTTCCCGACGATATGGATTTGCCCGAAGAAATCGCCGAAGAATCGGGACTCAATCCCGTGGGCTATGTGGACATGGACCCGCTCATGCAAGTATATCTCGAACGGTTAAAGCAAATTATCATGCAAAATTTCAATCCGCCGTCGGGACTCAACGTTTCGAAGAGCACAAAGACTTCGGTGCAATTTACCGTCGATCGTTTTGGCGCCATTACCAATGTCTCGCTCAAACGTTCCTCGGGCAATAAAACGTGGGATCATCTTTCCATGCGCGCTGTTCAAATTTCCAAACTTCCTGAACTCCCGCCCAATTACCGCGCCCCCGCGCTTTCGCTCAAATTTAATTTCACACCGAATTAA
- a CDS encoding acyl-CoA dehydratase activase — protein MSNLNNDLWVGVDVGSTTVKIAVVDPATEKLLHFTYERHNAMQAQKVYEVLSTAHGMFPDKNFQVAFCGSGGQPFAEATHAFFVQEVVANALAVRSTHPEARVAIELGGQDAKVVFFEKDKGTGKLIASDMRMNGVCAGGTGAFIDQVAGLLRIKTEQFESFAARGQKVYEISGRCGVFAKTDIQPLLNNGVAKEDVALSSFHAIAKQTIGGLAQGMEIKPPVIFEGGPLTFNPTLVRAFKERLGISDEQAIRPEHSEVLVAYGAALSLGSMFNDKECGYRREGSLEMLLHFNEIRLAERKDHSEPFFKNHEEYEQFKKAHPLAGNHYPQPLSGSTINAYLGIDAGSTTTKFVLLNEEEKVIDGFYASNEGEPLAVLKKALNELADRYEEYGCQLNILGVGTTGYGEQLFAKAVHADYHTVETVAHANAAQKLRPDVSFILDIGGQDMKAISVNDGVVTGIILNEACSSGCGSFIETYAKSLGVPMEKIAELAFNAKNPSQLGSRCTVFMNSSIITEQRDGKQPEDIIAGICRSIIQNVFTKVIRIRNLETLGKVVVVQGGTFKNDAVLRAFEQLTGIVPIRPERPGEMGAIGVALLTKKFVEEKKKTDPNYQSTFIGLEAARNLSWDNKPGIICQYCTNHCSRTIVTFSDGQSFVTGNRCERGEVTADPNDPATKKLIAEINKKMLAVPDMVKRTNQLLVKDYAPKVLLPQTGKTIGIPRVLEFWSSLPFWKAFFTSLGYTVVVSKQSDYTLFERGLRSIASDTICFPAKLVHGHVLDLVDKKVNSIFFPMMVALPSDHSKFTATAVCPVVQGYPDVSRNSDDPEHRYGIPMIQPVFHWTDTDQRRKQTIHYFHELWGIKKKILDKAVTEGETALNTFRKTLADEGAQILENVRKTGDFAICLAGRPYHADTLINHNIAQHFTRMGIPVLTTESLPGVFDQDIDKHTRMEVKNTFHMRMLGATMLAARDPALELVQIVSFGCGHDSVLTDEMSRMLHEVSMKELLMLKLDEGDARGPVGIRVKSFIETVRARRKVNFPPKTEGPLFPVKFNKEDKDVRKILVPNLSRGFSILATAYFQALGYIVELLPLGGPEAFALGKKYVHNDICFPAQINIGENLLWLKQHPDYPHDKIAVTLSKNCENCRAVQYAVLARKALDEAGYADVPIITTGTDTKNMHPGFKLTLDFRLHMLWGLTMMDAIETMYRRSRPYELHAGDTQKVYDEWLPKIMEKVAVISKKSIAYPKEAIHLFDQAVEAFNKIEVDDSYRKPRVALLGEILMNYHPGANGYIEDYLMNNGMEVYLPGMTDFFRVDEVVRREKIKRGLIAKPLENMLIGGATAKIYTHAVKTIQKHAQKYKLYEHHADCYELVKLVGDIIDPTYNTGEGWLIPGEILYNAPHGINSFIIVQPFACLANHISGRGLTKAVKARYPHIQVLSLDYDPDTSFANIENRLQMLIINARDLEKSHHVTA, from the coding sequence ATGAGCAATTTGAATAACGATTTATGGGTCGGCGTTGACGTCGGCTCCACCACTGTGAAAATCGCCGTCGTAGATCCTGCGACCGAAAAACTTCTTCACTTTACATACGAACGCCACAATGCGATGCAGGCGCAGAAAGTGTACGAAGTTCTCTCTACCGCCCATGGTATGTTCCCCGATAAGAATTTCCAAGTGGCATTCTGCGGCTCGGGTGGTCAGCCTTTTGCCGAAGCAACCCATGCTTTCTTTGTACAAGAAGTCGTAGCAAATGCTCTCGCTGTCCGCTCTACGCATCCCGAAGCCCGCGTCGCTATCGAACTAGGCGGTCAGGACGCGAAAGTCGTCTTCTTTGAAAAGGACAAGGGAACCGGAAAACTCATCGCTAGCGATATGCGCATGAACGGTGTCTGCGCAGGCGGTACCGGTGCTTTCATTGACCAAGTCGCTGGACTTCTCCGCATTAAAACCGAACAATTTGAATCGTTTGCTGCCCGCGGCCAAAAAGTTTACGAAATCTCGGGACGCTGCGGCGTTTTTGCCAAAACCGATATTCAACCGCTCTTAAACAACGGCGTCGCCAAAGAAGACGTCGCCCTTTCGAGTTTCCACGCTATCGCCAAGCAGACCATCGGCGGTCTCGCCCAAGGCATGGAAATTAAGCCGCCTGTCATTTTCGAAGGCGGACCTTTGACCTTTAACCCGACACTCGTCCGCGCTTTCAAAGAACGCCTCGGCATTTCGGATGAACAAGCGATTCGCCCCGAACATTCCGAAGTTCTCGTCGCTTACGGCGCAGCGCTTTCTCTCGGCAGCATGTTCAACGACAAAGAATGCGGTTATCGCCGCGAAGGTTCGTTGGAGATGCTTCTCCACTTTAACGAAATTCGTCTTGCCGAACGCAAAGATCACTCCGAACCGTTCTTCAAAAATCACGAAGAATATGAACAATTCAAAAAAGCGCATCCGCTTGCAGGAAATCATTATCCGCAGCCGCTTTCGGGTTCGACAATCAACGCTTACTTAGGCATTGACGCAGGCTCGACGACGACAAAATTCGTCCTCTTAAACGAAGAAGAAAAAGTCATTGACGGATTTTATGCGAGCAACGAAGGGGAACCTCTCGCCGTTTTGAAGAAAGCGCTCAACGAACTCGCAGACCGTTACGAAGAATACGGTTGTCAATTAAATATTTTAGGCGTCGGCACGACGGGCTACGGCGAACAACTTTTTGCAAAAGCCGTCCACGCGGATTATCACACGGTTGAAACCGTAGCACACGCCAATGCAGCCCAAAAACTTCGCCCCGATGTTTCCTTTATTTTGGACATTGGCGGTCAAGATATGAAAGCGATTTCGGTGAACGATGGCGTTGTCACCGGAATTATTTTGAACGAAGCGTGCTCATCGGGCTGTGGCTCTTTCATCGAAACCTACGCAAAATCCCTCGGCGTTCCGATGGAGAAAATTGCCGAACTCGCATTTAACGCGAAGAATCCTTCGCAACTCGGCAGCCGTTGCACGGTATTCATGAATAGTTCAATTATCACAGAACAGCGCGACGGAAAACAGCCCGAAGATATTATCGCGGGCATTTGCCGTTCCATTATTCAGAATGTGTTCACCAAAGTGATTCGCATCCGCAATTTGGAAACCCTCGGCAAAGTCGTCGTCGTCCAAGGCGGAACCTTCAAAAATGACGCCGTTCTCCGCGCCTTCGAACAGCTCACAGGTATCGTTCCTATTCGCCCCGAACGTCCGGGCGAAATGGGTGCTATCGGCGTAGCTCTTCTCACAAAAAAATTCGTCGAAGAGAAAAAGAAGACCGACCCGAATTATCAATCGACATTTATCGGTCTCGAAGCTGCCCGCAATTTAAGCTGGGACAATAAGCCCGGGATAATTTGCCAATACTGCACCAACCATTGCTCGCGAACCATCGTGACATTCAGCGATGGTCAAAGCTTTGTGACGGGAAACCGCTGCGAACGTGGCGAAGTCACCGCAGACCCGAATGATCCGGCGACAAAGAAACTCATCGCAGAAATCAATAAGAAAATGCTCGCCGTCCCCGATATGGTGAAGCGCACAAATCAACTTTTGGTGAAAGATTATGCGCCGAAAGTTTTGCTTCCGCAGACGGGAAAGACCATCGGCATTCCACGCGTTCTCGAATTTTGGTCCAGTTTACCTTTCTGGAAGGCGTTCTTCACAAGTCTCGGCTACACCGTTGTCGTGAGCAAGCAGAGCGATTACACTCTCTTTGAACGCGGACTTCGTAGCATCGCAAGCGATACGATTTGCTTCCCGGCAAAGCTCGTCCACGGACATGTCTTAGACTTAGTCGATAAGAAAGTCAATTCGATTTTCTTCCCGATGATGGTTGCTCTTCCGAGCGATCACAGCAAATTTACAGCGACCGCAGTCTGCCCCGTCGTCCAAGGTTATCCCGATGTCAGCCGCAATTCCGATGACCCGGAACACCGCTACGGCATCCCGATGATTCAGCCGGTCTTCCATTGGACCGATACCGATCAGCGCCGCAAGCAGACGATTCATTACTTCCACGAACTCTGGGGAATCAAGAAAAAAATTCTCGATAAAGCGGTCACCGAAGGCGAAACCGCCCTCAATACTTTCCGCAAAACCCTCGCCGACGAAGGCGCGCAAATCTTGGAAAATGTCCGCAAAACCGGCGACTTTGCAATTTGCTTAGCAGGTCGTCCGTATCACGCAGACACTCTCATCAACCACAACATCGCACAGCACTTTACGCGGATGGGCATTCCTGTTCTCACGACAGAATCGCTTCCGGGAGTTTTCGATCAGGATATTGATAAACACACCCGCATGGAAGTGAAGAATACCTTCCACATGCGAATGCTCGGCGCAACTATGCTCGCCGCCCGCGACCCCGCTCTTGAACTCGTGCAAATCGTGAGCTTTGGCTGCGGACACGATTCGGTTTTAACCGATGAAATGAGCCGTATGCTCCACGAAGTTTCGATGAAAGAATTGTTAATGCTCAAGCTCGACGAAGGCGATGCCCGCGGTCCTGTCGGCATTCGCGTGAAAAGCTTTATCGAAACGGTCCGCGCTCGTCGCAAAGTCAACTTCCCGCCCAAAACCGAAGGTCCGCTCTTCCCTGTCAAATTCAACAAAGAAGACAAAGACGTTCGCAAAATTTTGGTGCCAAACCTTTCTCGCGGATTTAGCATTCTCGCGACCGCTTACTTCCAAGCGCTCGGTTACATTGTGGAACTTCTCCCGCTCGGCGGCCCCGAAGCCTTTGCCCTCGGCAAAAAATACGTGCACAACGATATCTGCTTCCCGGCGCAAATCAATATCGGCGAAAATCTTTTGTGGTTAAAGCAACATCCGGATTATCCGCACGATAAAATCGCAGTCACCCTTTCGAAGAACTGCGAAAACTGCCGCGCTGTCCAATATGCAGTTCTCGCGCGCAAAGCTCTCGACGAAGCGGGCTACGCCGACGTTCCCATCATCACGACCGGAACGGATACGAAGAATATGCACCCGGGCTTCAAATTGACTTTGGACTTCCGTTTGCACATGCTTTGGGGTTTAACGATGATGGATGCGATTGAAACGATGTATCGTCGCAGCCGTCCTTACGAACTCCACGCAGGTGACACGCAAAAAGTTTACGACGAATGGCTCCCGAAAATCATGGAAAAAGTCGCTGTGATTTCGAAGAAGAGCATCGCGTATCCGAAAGAAGCGATTCATCTCTTTGATCAAGCGGTTGAAGCCTTCAACAAAATTGAAGTCGACGATTCTTACCGCAAACCGCGCGTAGCGCTTCTCGGCGAAATTTTGATGAATTATCACCCGGGCGCAAACGGCTACATCGAAGATTACTTGATGAATAACGGCATGGAAGTGTATCTGCCCGGTATGACAGACTTCTTCCGCGTCGACGAAGTCGTGCGCCGCGAAAAAATCAAGCGCGGACTGATTGCAAAGCCGCTCGAAAATATGCTCATCGGCGGAGCCACGGCGAAAATTTACACGCACGCGGTCAAGACGATTCAAAAGCACGCTCAAAAATACAAGCTCTACGAACATCACGCAGATTGTTACGAACTCGTAAAACTTGTCGGCGATATCATCGACCCGACATACAACACGGGCGAAGGCTGGCTGATTCCGGGCGAAATTCTTTACAATGCACCGCACGGCATTAACAGCTTCATCATCGTGCAACCGTTTGCGTGCTTAGCGAACCACATTTCGGGCCGCGGCTTAACGAAAGCGGTCAAGGCAAGATACCCGCATATTCAAGTGCTCAGCCTCGACTACGATCCGGATACGAGTTTTGCAAACATCGAAAACCGTTTGCAGATGCTCATTATCAACGCCCGCGATTTGGAAAAGTCGCATCACGTCACGGCATAA